The genomic window CAACAAGATAGGGGTGTAAGGGTGTAGGGGTTTAGGGGTGTAAGGGAAGACAGGAAAGAAGTTTTCCATAATGCCCAGTTCCCAATACCCAATGCCCAATATCCAATATCTACAGTAAAATTTGCAAGCCTACACAAGAAGAATCTTCTCTCTGGCGGCGTATCTTTGTGGAGTGTGTGAAGTATGTACGACAAGATTAACCCCCCTACAACTGGATCAAAAATCACCTTCAAAAATGGTGAACCTGTTGTACCAGACAATCCTATTATCCCTTTTATTCGGGGCGATGGCACGGGTATTGATATTTGGCCAGCTACGCAAAAGGTGCTAGATGCGGCGGTAGCTAAAGCGTATCAGGGTAAGCGTCAAATTAGTTGGTTTAAGGTTTACGCTGGTGATGAAGCCTGTGATTTATACGGTACTTATCAGTATTTACCTGAAGATACTCTGACGGCTATTAGAGAGTATGGTGTGGCAATTAAAGGGCCTTTGACTACTCCTGTGGGTGGTGGTATCCGGTCTTTGAATGTGGCACTCAGACAAATTTTTGACTTATATGCCTGTGTGCGTCCTTGCCGTTATTATGCGGGTACGCCATCACCTCACAAAAACCCCGAAAAACTGGACGTGATAGTCTATCGGGAAAACACAGAGGATATTTATTTGGGGATTGAGTGGAAGCAAGGTAGTGAAATAGGCGATCGCTTAATCTCTATCCTCAACAATGAACTCATCCCCGCCACCCCCGAACACGGGAAAAAGCGCATCCCCCTTGATGCTGGTATTGGGATTAAACCCATCAGCAAGACAGGTTCTCAACGCCTGGTAAGACGCGCTATCAAACACGCCTTAACATTACCTAAAAACAAGCAACAGGTAACTCTGGTGCATAAGGGTAACATCATGAAGTACACCGAAGGCGCGTTTCGTGATTGGGGTTACGAACTAGCAACTTCT from Nostoc sp. UHCC 0870 includes these protein-coding regions:
- a CDS encoding NADP-dependent isocitrate dehydrogenase, with the translated sequence MYDKINPPTTGSKITFKNGEPVVPDNPIIPFIRGDGTGIDIWPATQKVLDAAVAKAYQGKRQISWFKVYAGDEACDLYGTYQYLPEDTLTAIREYGVAIKGPLTTPVGGGIRSLNVALRQIFDLYACVRPCRYYAGTPSPHKNPEKLDVIVYRENTEDIYLGIEWKQGSEIGDRLISILNNELIPATPEHGKKRIPLDAGIGIKPISKTGSQRLVRRAIKHALTLPKNKQQVTLVHKGNIMKYTEGAFRDWGYELATSEFRQECVTERESWILSNKEKNPHISLEENARLIDPGFDGLTEEKKAQIVKEVETVLNLIWETHGNGKWKEKIMVNDRIADSIFQQIQTRPDEYSILATMNLNGDYLSDAAAAIVGGLGMGPGANIGDACAVFEATHGTAPKHAGLDRINPGSVILSGVMMFEFMGWQEAADLVKKGLGDAIANSQVTYDLARLIEPPVEPLKCSEFADAIIKHFG